One Tursiops truncatus isolate mTurTru1 chromosome 3, mTurTru1.mat.Y, whole genome shotgun sequence DNA segment encodes these proteins:
- the APC gene encoding adenomatous polyposis coli protein isoform X12 has protein sequence MAAASYDQLLKQVEALKMENSNLRQELEDNSNHLTKLETEASNMKEVLKQLQGSIEDEAMASSGQIDLLERLKELNLDSSNFPGVKLRSKMSLRSYGSREGSVSSRSGECSPVPMGSFPRRGFVNGSRENTGYLEELEKERSLLLADLDKEEKEKDWYYAQLQNLTKRIDSLPLTENFSLQTDMTRRQLEYEARQIRVAMEEQLGTCQDMEKRAQRSSQSKHEAGSHEAERQNESQGVAEINMATSGSGQGSTARIDHETASVLSSSSTHSAPRRLTSHLGTKIRAYCETCWEWQEAHEQGMDQDKNPMPAPVEHQICPAVCVLMKLSFDEEHRHAMNELGGLQAIAELLQVDCEMYGLTNDHYSITLRRYAGMALTNLTFGDVANKATLCSMKGCMRALVAQLKSESEDLQQVIASVLRNLSWRADVNSKKTLREVGSVKALMECALEVKKESTLKSVLSALWNLSAHCTENKADICAVDGALAFLVGTLTYRSQTNTLAIIESGGGILRNVSSLIATNEDHRQILRENNCLQTLLQHLKSHSLTIVSNACGTLWNLSARNPKDQEALWDMGAVSMLKNLIHSKHKMIAMGSAAALRNLMANRPAKYKDANIMSPGSSLPSLHVRKQKALEAELDAQHLSETFDNIDNLSPKASHRSKQRHKQNLYGDYVFDTNRHDDNRSDNFNTGNMTVLSPYLNTTVLPSSSSSRGSLDSSRSEKDRSLERERGISLVNYHPATENPGTSSKRGLQISTTAAQIAKVMEEVSAIHTSQEDRSSGSTPELHCGTDERNALRRSSTAHTHANSYNFTKSENSNRTCPVPYAKVEYKRSSNDSLNSVSSSDGYGKRGQMKPSVESYSEDEESKFCSYGQYPADLAHKIHSANHMDDNDGELDTPINYSLKYSDEQLNSGRQSPSQNERWARPKHIIEDEIKQNEERQSRSQSTTYPVYPESTDDKHLKFQPHFGQQECVSPYRSRAANGSETNRVGSNHGINQNVNQSLCQEDDYEDDKPTNYSERYSEEEQHEEEERPTNYSIKYNEEKHHVDQPIDYSLKYTTDIPSSQKPAFSFSKNSSGQSTKTEHISSSSENTATPSSNAKRQNQLHHSSAQSRSGQTQKATSSSCKVPSINQETIQTYCVEDTPICFSRCSSLSSLSSAEDEIGCDQTTQEADSANTLQIAEIKESSGTRSTEDSVSEVPTVSQHVRTKSSRLQASGLSSESTRHKAVEFSSGAKSPSKSGAQTPKSPPEHYVQETPLMFSRCTSVSSLDSFESRSIASSVQSEPCSGMVSGIISPSDLPDSPGQTMPPSRSKTPPPPPPQSAQTKQEVPKNKAPSAEKRESGPKQAAVNAAVQRVQVLPDADALLHFATESTPDGFSCSSSLSALSLDEPFIQKDVELRIMPPVQENDNGNETENEQPEESNESQGKEAEKPTDSEKDLLDDSDDDDIEILEECIISAMPTKSSRKAKKPAQTSSKVPPPVARKPSQLPVYKLLPSQNRLQAQKHVSFTPGDDMPRVYCVEGTPINFSTATSLSDLTIESPPNELAAGEGVRAGTQSGEFEKRDTIPTEGRSTDEAQTGKASSVTIPELDDNKTEGDILAECINSAMPKGKSHKPFRVKKIMDQVQQASMSSSGTNKNQLDGKKKKPTSPVKPIPQNTEYRTRVRKNTDSKNNLNAERNFSDNKDSKKQNLKNNSKDFNDKVPNNEDRVRGSFTFDSPHHYTPIEGTPYCFSRNDSLSSLDFDDDDVDLSREKAELRKGKESKESEAKVTNHTELTSNQQSANKTQAVPKHPINRGQPKPVLQKQSTFPQPSKDIPDRGAATDEKLQNFAIENTPVCFSRNSSLSSLSDIDQENNNNKENEPIKETEPPDSQGEPSKPQASGYAPKSFHVEDTPVCFSRNSSLSSLSIDSEDDLLQECISSAMPKKKKPSRLKADNEKHSPRNMGGILAEDLTLDLKDIQRPDSEHGLSPDSENFDWKAIQEGANSIVSSLHQAAAAACLSRQASSDSDSILSLKSGISLGSPFHLTPDQEEKPFASNKGPRILKPGEKSTLEAKKLESENKGIKGGKKVYRSLITGKIRSNSEVSSQMKQPLQTNMPSISRGRTMIHIPGVRNSSSSTSPVSKKGPPLKTPASKSPSEGQAATTSPRGAKPSVKSELSPVTRQASQTPGSNKGPSRSGSRDSTPSRPAQQPLSRPMQSPGRNSISPGRNGISPPNKLSQLPRTSSPSTASTKSSGSGKMSYTSPGRQMSQQNLTKQTGLSKNVSSIPRSESASKGLSQMSTSNGSNKKVELSRMSSTKSSGSESDRSERPVLVRQSTFIKEAPSPTLRRKLEESASFESLSPSSRPDSPSRSQAQTPILSPSLPDMSLSTHSSVQAGGWRKLPPNLSPTIEYNDGRPVKRHDIARSHSESPSRLPINRSGTWKREHSKHSSSLPRVSTWRRTGSSSSILSASSESSEKAKSEDEKHVNSTSGTKLTKENQVSTKGTWRKMKESEISPTNSTSQTTSSGAANGAESKTLIYQMAPAVSKTEDVWVRIEDCPINNPRSGRSPTGNTPPVIDTVSEKGNPNTKDSKDHQGKQNVSNGSAPVRTMGLENRLNSFIQVDAPDQKGTEGKPGQSHPVPASETNESSIAERTPFSSSSSSKHSSPSGTVAARVSPFNYNPSPRKSSADSTSARPSQIPTPVNNNTKKRDSKSDNTESSGTQSPKRHSGSYLVTSV, from the exons AGGTCATCTCAGAGCAAGCATGAAGCCGGCTCACATGAAGCTGAGCGACAGAATGAAAGTCAAGGAGTGGCAGAAATCAACATGGCAACTTCGGGTAGTGGTcag GGTTCAACTGCACGAATAGATCACGAAACAGCCAGTGTTTTGAGTTCTAGCAGCACACATTCTGCTCCTCGAAGGCTGACAAGTCATCTGGGAACCAAG ATACGAGCTTACTGTGAAACCTGTTGGGAGTGGCAGGAAGCCCATGAACAAGGCATGGACCAGGACAAAAATCCAA TGCCAGCTCCTGTTGAACATCAAATCTGTCCTGCTGTGTGTGTTCTAATGAAACTTTCGTTTGATGAGGAGCATAGACACGCGATGAATGAACTTG GGGGACTGCAGGCCATTGCAGAATTATTGCAAGTGGACTGTGAAATGTATGGACTTACTAATGACCACTACAGTATTACCTTAAGACGATATGCAGGAATGGCTTTGACAAACTTGACTTTCGGAGATGTAGCCAACAAG GCTACACTATGCTCTATGAAAGGCTGCATGAGAGCACTTGTGGCCCAACTAAAATCTGAAAGTGAGGACTTACAGCAG GTTATTGCAAGTGTTTTGAGGAATCTGTCTTGGAGAGCAGATGTAAATAGTAAAAAGACTTTGCGTGAAGTTGGAAGTGTGAAAGCATTGATGGAATGTGCTTTGGAAGTGAAAAAG GAATCAACCCTCAAAAGCGTATTGAGTGCCTTATGGAATTTGTCAGCACACTGCACTGAGAATAAAGCTGATATATGTGCCGTAGATGGTGCGCTTGCATTTTTGGTTGGCACGCTCACTTACCGGAGCCAGACAAATACTTTAGCTATTATTGAAAGTGGAGGTGGGATATTACGGAATGTGTCCAGCTTGATAGCTACGAATGAGGACCACAG gcaAATCCTAAGAGAGAATAATTGCTTACAAACCTTATTACAACACTTGAAATCTCACAGTTTGACAATAGTCAGTAATGCATGTGGAACCTTGTGGAATCTCTCAGcaagaaatcctaaagatcaggAAGCATTATGGGACATGGGAGCAGTCAGCATGCTCAAGAACCTCATTCATTCAAAGCACAAGATGATTGCTATGGGAAGTGCTGCAGCTTTAAGGAATCTCATGGCAAATAGACCTGCAAAGTATAAGGATGCCAATATCATGTCTCCTGGTTCAAGCTTGCCTTCTCTTCATGTCAGGAAACAAAAAGCCCTAGAAGCAGAATTAGATGCTCAGCATTTATCAGAAACTTTTGACAATATTGACAATTTAAGTCCCAAGGCATCTCATCGTAGTAAGCAGAGACACAAGCAAAATCTCTATGGTGACTATGTTTTTGACACCAATCGACATGATGATAATAGGTCAGACAATTTTAATACTGGAAACATGACTGTCTTGTCACCATATTTAAATACTACAGTGTTGCCCAGCTCCTCTTCATCAAGGGGAAGTTTAGATAGTTCTCGTTCTGAGAAAGATAGAAGTTTGGAGAGAGAACGAGGTATTAGCCTAGTCAACTACCACCCAGCAACAGAAAATCCAGGAACCTCTTCGAAGCGAGGTTTGCAGATTTCTACCACTGCAGCCCAGATTGCCAAAGTCATGGAAGAAGTGTCAGCCATTCATACCTCCCAGGAAGACAGAAGTTCTGGGTCTACCCCGGAACTACATTGTGGGACAGATGAGAGGAATGCACTAAGAAGAAGCTCTACCGCCCACACACATGCAAACTCTTACAACTTCACCAAGTCAGAAAACTCAAACAGGACATGTCCAGTGCCATATGCCAAAGTAGAATACAAGAGATCTTCAAATGATAGTTTAAATAGTGTCAGCAGTAGTGATGGTTATGGTAAAAGAGGTCAAATGAAACCTTCAGTTGAATCCTATTCTGAAGATGAGGAAAGTAAATTTTGCAGCTATGGTCAGTATCCAGCTGACCTAGCCCATAAAATACATAGTGCAAATCATATGGATGATAATGATGGAGAACTAGATACACCAATAAATTATAGTCTTAAATATTCTGATGAACAGTTGAACTCCGGAAGGCAAAGTCCTTCACAGAATGAAAGGTGGGCAAGACCCAAACATATAatagaagatgaaataaaacaaaatgaggaaAGACAATCAAGGAGTCAAAGCACAACTTATCCTGTATATCCTGAGAGCACTGATGATAAACACCTCAAGTTCCAACCACATTTTGGACAGCAAGAATGTGTTTCCCCATATAGGTCAAGAGCAGCCAATGGTTCAGAAACAAATCGAGTAGGTTCTAATCATGGAATTAATCAAAATGTAAATCAGTCTTTGTGTCAGGAAGATGACTATGAAGATGATAAGCCAACCAACTATAGTGAACGTTACTCTGAGGAAGAGCAAcatgaggaagaagagagaccaACCAATTATAGcataaaatataatgaagaaaaacatcACGTGGACCAGCCTATtgattatagtttaaaatatacCACAGACATTCCTTCTTCACAGAAACCAGCATTTTCATTCTCAAAGAATTCATCTGGACAGAGCACTAAAACTGAACACATCTCTTCAAGCAGTGAGAATACAGCCACACCTTCATCGAATGCCAAGAGGCAGAATCAGCTCCATCACAGTTCAGCACAGAGCAGGAGTGGTCAGACCCAAAAAGCCACCTCTTCCTCTTGCAAAGTTCCCTCTATCAACCAAGAAACAATACAGACTTACTGTGTAGAAGATACCCCAATATGCTTTTCAAGATGTAGTTCATTATCATCTTTGTCATCAGCTGAAGACGAAATAGGGTGTGATCAGACAACACAAGAAGCAGATTCTGCTAATACCCTACaaatagcagaaataaaagaaagcagtGGAACTAGATCAACTGAAGATTCTGTGAGTGAAGTTCCAACAGTGTCACAGCACGTTAGAACCAAATCCAGCAGACTCCAGGCTTCTGGTTTATCTTCAGAATCAACCAGGCACAAAGCTGTTGAATTTTCTTCAGGGGCCAAATCTCCATCAAAGAGTGGTGCTCAGACACCTAAAAGTCCACCAGAGCACTACGTTCAGGAGACTCCACTCATGTTTAGCAGATGTACTTCTGTCAGTTCACTTGACAGTTTTGAGAGTCGTTCAATTGCCAGCTCCGTTCAGAGTGAACCCTGCAGTGGAATGGTGAGTGGCATTATAAGCCCCAGTGACCTTCCAGATAGCCCTGGACAAACCATGCCACCAAGCAGAAGTaaaacccctcctccccctcctcctcagtCAGCTCAGACTAAGCAAGAAGTACCTAAAAATAAAGCCCCTAGTGCTGAGAAGAGAGAAAGTGGCCCTAAGCAAGCTGCTGTAAATGCTGCAGTACAGAGGGTCCAGGTTCTTCCAGATGCTGATGCTTTGTTACATTTTGCCACAGAAAGTACTCCTGATGGATTTTCTTGTTCATCTAGCCTGAGTGCTCTAAGCCTCGATGAGCCATTTATTCAGAAAGATGTGGAATTAAGAATAATGCCTCCGGTTCAGGAAAATGACAATGggaatgaaacagaaaatgagCAGCCTGAAGAATCAAATGAAAGCCagggaaaagaggcagaaaaaccCACTGATTCTGAAAAAGATCTATTAGATGATTCAGATGATGATGATATTGAAATACTAGAAGAGTGTATTATTTCTGCCATGCCAACAAAATCTTCACGCAAAGCCAAAAAGCCAGCCCAGACGTCTTCCAAAGTACCTCCACCTGTGGCAAGGAAACCAAGTCAACTGCCTGTGTACAAACTTCTGCCATCACAAAACAGATTACAAGCACAAAAGCATGTTAGTTTTACACCAGGAGATGATATGCCTCGGGTGTATTGTGTAGAAGGGACACCTATAAACTTTTCCACAGCTACATCTCTAAGTGATCTAACGATAGAATCCCCTCCAAATGAGTTAGCTGCTGGAGAAGGTGTTAGAGCAGGAACACAGTCAGGTGAATTTGAAAAACGAGACACCATTCCTACAGAAGGCAGAAGTACAGATGAGGCTCAAACAGGGAAAGCCTCATCTGTAACTATACCTGAACTGGATGACAATAAAACAGAAGGTGATATTCTTGCAGAATGCATTAATTCTGCTATGCCCAAAGGAAAAAGTCACAAGCCTTTCCGTGTGAAAAAGATAATGGACCAGGTCCAACAAGCATCTATGTCTTCATCTGGAACTAACAAAAATCAATTAGATGGTAAGAAGAAGAAACCTACTTCACCAGTAAAACCTATACCACAAAATACTGAATACAGGACACGTGTAAGAAAAAATACAGactcaaaaaataatttaaatgctgaaagaaatttCTCAGACAACAAAGattcaaagaaacagaacttgaaaaataattccaagGACTTCAATGATAAGGTCCCAAATAATGAAGATCGAGTCAGAGGAAGTTTTACTTTTGACTCACCTCATCATTACACACCTATTGAAGGCACTCCGTACTGTTTTTCACGAAATGATTCTTTGAGTTCTCTagattttgatgatgatgatgtcgACCTTTCCAGGGAAAAGGCTGAATtaagaaaggggaaggaaagtaAGGAATCAGAAGCTAAAGTTACCAACCACACAGAACTAACCTCAAACCAACAATCAGCTAATAAGACACAAGCTGTTCCAAAACATCCAATAAATCGAGGTCAGCCTAAACCCGTGCTGCAGAAGCAATCCACTTTTCCCCAGCCCTCCAAAGATATACCAGACAGAGGGGCAGCAACAGATGAGAAATTACAGAATTTTGCTATTGAAAATACTCCGGTTTGCTTTTCCCGAAATTCCTCTCTAAGTTCTCTTAGTGACATTGatcaagaaaacaacaacaacaaggaaAATGAACCTATCAAAGAGACAGAGCCCCCTGACTCACAGGGAGAACCAAGTAAACCTCAGGCGTCAGGTTATGCTCCTAAATCATTTCACGTTGAAGATACCCCTGTTTGTTTCTCAAGAAACAGTTCTCTCAGTTCTCTCAGTATTGACTCTGAAGATGACCTGTTGCAGGAATGTATAAGTTCTGcaatgccaaaaaagaaaaagccttcaAGACTCAAGGCTGATAATGAAAAGCATAGTCCCAGAAATATGGGTGGCATATTAGCAGAAGATTTGACACTTGATTTGAAAGATATACAGAGACCAGATTCAGAACATGGTTTATCCCCTGATTCAGAAAATTTCGATTGGAAAGCTATTCAGGAAGGTGCAAATTCCATAGTAAGTAGTTTACATCAAGCTGCTGCTGCCGCATGTTTATCTAGACAAGCTTCGTCTGATTCAGATTCCATCCTTTCCCTGAAATCAGGAATCTCTCTGGGATCACCATTTCATCTTACACCTGATCAAGAGGAAAAACCCTTTGCAAGTAATAAAGGCCCACGAATTCTAAAACCTGGGGAGAAAAGTACATTGGAAGCTAAGAAGTTAGAAtctgaaaataaaggaataaaaggagggaaaaaagtttATAGAAGTTTGATTACTGGAAAAATTCGATCTAATTCAGAAGTTTCAAGCCAAATGAAACAGCCCCTTCAAACAAACATGCCTTCAATCTCTCGAGGTAGGACAATGATTCATATTCCAGGAGTTCGGAATAGCTCTTCAAGTACAAGTCCAGTTTCTAAAAAAGGCCCACCCCTTAAGACTCCAGCCTCCAAAAGCCCTAGTGAAGGTCAGGCAGCTACCACTTCCCCCAGAGGAGCCAAGCCATCAGTGAAGTCAGAATTAAGCCCTGTTACGAGGCAGGCATCCCAGACACCTGGGTCAAATAAAGGGCCTTCTAGATCAGGATCTAGAGATTCCACTCCTTCAAGACCTGCCCAGCAGCCATTAAGTAGACCTATGCAGTCTCCAGGGCGAAACTCAATTTCTCCTGGTAGAAATGGAATAAGTCCTCCCAACAAATTATCTCAGCTGCCAAGGACGTCATCCCCTAGTACTGCTTCAACTAAGTCCTCGGGTTCTGGGAAAATGTCTTACACATCTCCTGGCAGACAGATGAGCCAACAGAACCTCACCAAACAAACGGGTTTATCCAAGAATGTCAGTAGTATCCCAAGAAGTGAATCTGCCTCCAAAGGACTAAGTCAAATGAGTACTAGCAATGGATCCAATAAAAAGGTAGAACTTTCTAGAATGTCTTCAACTAAATCAAGCGGAAGTGAATCTGATAGGTCAGAGAGACCTGTATTAGTACGCCAGTCAACTTTCATCAAAGAAGCTCCAAGCCCAACCCTAAGGAGAAAATTGGAGGAATCCGCTTCATTTgaatctctttctccatcttctagACCAGATTCTCCCAGTAGGTCCCAGGCACAGACTCCAATTTTAAGTCCTTCCCTTCCTGATATGTCTCTGTCTACACATTCATCTGTTCAGGCTGGTGGATGGCGAAAACTCCCACCCAATCTCAGTCCCACCATAGAGTATAATGATGGAAGACCAGTAAAGCGCCATGACATAGCACGCTCTCATTCTGAAAGTCCTTCCAGACTTCCCATCAATAGGTCAGGAACCTGGAAACGTGAGCACAGCAAACACTCATCATCCCTTCCTCGAGTAAGCACTTGGAGGAGAACTGGAAGTTCATCCTCAATTCTTTCTGCTTCATCAGAATCTAGTGAAAAAGCAAAAAGTGAGGATGAAAAACATGTGAACTCTACTTCAGGAACCAAACTAACTAAAGAAAACCAAGTATCCACAAAAGGAacgtggagaaaaatgaaagaaagtgaaatttCTCCCACCAATAGTACTTCTCAGACCACTTCCTCAGGTGCTGCAAATGGTGCTGAATCAAAGACTCTGATTTATCAAATGGCACCTGCTGTTTCTAAAACAGAGGATGTTTGGGTGAGAATTGAGGACTGCCCCATTAACAACCCTAGGTCTGGAAGATCTCCAACAGGAAATACTCCCCCAGTGATTGACACTGTTTCAGAAAAGGGAAACCCAAACACTAAAGATTCAAAAGATCATCAGGGGAAACAAAATGTGAGCAATGGTAGTGCTCCTGTACGCACCATGGGTTTGGAAAACCGCCTGAACTCCTTTATTCAGGTAGATGCCCCAGACCAAAAAGGAACTGAGGGAAAACCGGGACAAAGTCATCCTGTCCCTGCATCAGAGACTAATGAAAGTTCAATAGCTGAACGTACCCCATTTAGTTCTAGCAGCTCAAGCAAGCACAGTTCACCGAGTGGGACTGTTGCTGCCAGAGTGAGTCCTTTTAATTACAACCCAAGCCCAAGGAAAAGCAGCGCAGATAGCACTTCAGCCCGACCATCTCAGATCCCAACGCCAGTGAATAACAACACAAAGAAACGAGATTCAAAAAGTGACAATACAGAATCCAGTGGAACTCAAAGTCCTAAACGCCATTCTGGGTCTTACCTTGTGACATCTGTTTAA